The Candidatus Binatus sp. DNA window TCCGCATTGCACTCGCGAGGGCTGATCCCGGAGACCTCCGGCCATGAAGAAAGGCGGCGGAGCGCAAGGACTTCCCGGTCATGCGCAACCTGTCATTTAGAGTAATCGATGGCGACGAAAATAGTTGAGGTTCATCCGGGTATCTACGAGATCTTTCTGCCGCTGCCGATGCGGCCGACGATCATCAACGTTTATTTGCTCGACTGTCACGGCGCGTGGACGCTGGTCGATACCGGGATGAACTCGCCCGAGAGCATCGCCGCACTCGAGGAAGCGGTGGCGGAAGTCGGGATCAAGATCGAGGATCTCGACGCGATCATCGCCACGCATCACCATATCGATCACTTCGGCGCGTCGGGCGAGATTCGACGCCGCAGTCACGCCACGACCCACATTCATCGGCTCGAAGCCGAGCGCGCCGGCAGGATGATCGAGTTCGGAAAGATGAGCCCTCACGATCGGCCCGAGTCGCGCGCGTTTTTCGTACGCCACGGATTTCCGATCGAGCAATTGGCGCCGACCGGGATGCGCCCGGGGTGGATGGGGACGTCGATGTACGGTCCGGTCACGCAACCCGACAGGTTCATCGACGATCACGACGTAATCAAAATCGGCGACCGCGAACTCGAAGTGATCTGGACGCCTGGCCATTCCCCGGGTCACAATGTGCTTTACTTGCGCAAGGAGAAGGTGATGATCGTGGGCGATCATCTGTTGCCCAAAATTACTCCACACGTGGGTATCTATCCGGACGCGGTGGGAACCAACCCGCTCGGCGATTTCCTCAACTCGCAGGTGAAGGTCCAGAAATTCGAGGTTGAGCTGGTTTTGCCGGCGCACGGCGGCGTGTATCACGACCATCGTCATCGCGCCAATCAATTGATAGAACATCACCGGTATCGAGAGGCTGAAATGCTCGATTTGACGCGCAAGGCGCCGCAGACGGCGTTCGAGATCGCGCAACAAATATTTGGGGGCGAAGAACGGCCGATATTCCATGTGATGGCGGCGACCTTCGAAACCCTTGCGCATCTGGAATTTGCCTGTTTTGAAGGCCGCGCACGCCGGTCGCAGCGGGGTGAACGAACTGTGTTCCAGGCGTTATGACCGAATTACGGGGGGTTTGCTAATTTTTCCAGACGGTGTATTTTGGCCCTGCTCAAACGAGCGGCGGACAGCCATGTTAGCTCGGTTAGTGGAGGGGTCCCTAGATTGAAGGAGGATGCCATGAAACGGAAGATCGGATTGGCGCTGGCTTCGGGGCTGGCATTGCTAGTCGCCGGTTGCGCGGGCCAAAGCACCAGCGGCACGGCAGCCGGTTCCACGGCGCCGGTATCTAGCACACAGACGTCGACG harbors:
- a CDS encoding MBL fold metallo-hydrolase, with the translated sequence MATKIVEVHPGIYEIFLPLPMRPTIINVYLLDCHGAWTLVDTGMNSPESIAALEEAVAEVGIKIEDLDAIIATHHHIDHFGASGEIRRRSHATTHIHRLEAERAGRMIEFGKMSPHDRPESRAFFVRHGFPIEQLAPTGMRPGWMGTSMYGPVTQPDRFIDDHDVIKIGDRELEVIWTPGHSPGHNVLYLRKEKVMIVGDHLLPKITPHVGIYPDAVGTNPLGDFLNSQVKVQKFEVELVLPAHGGVYHDHRHRANQLIEHHRYREAEMLDLTRKAPQTAFEIAQQIFGGEERPIFHVMAATFETLAHLEFACFEGRARRSQRGERTVFQAL